The Anopheles moucheti chromosome 3, idAnoMoucSN_F20_07, whole genome shotgun sequence genome contains the following window.
ACGTTTTACTACCTTAAAGCAtcgtccaaaaaaaaaaaacaacccctcgTGGTGGATGGGGCTGGGAAGCATTcgaaaaatgctttaaaacatatttcctCCTAACGGTGTGATTCGTCTTGCTTTAACACCTCAGGCGGAACACAGCTTTTCGATGGTGAATGTATTCGAGTGCGTCGTCAGTGGAACCGGCAGCCGGTGGATGGTGGGAACGCTCATCCTCACGCATTTGATAGCGTACAATGAGTCGGGCGGTCCTGGGCTGATGATAGGGATGGCTCTCGCTGCCCTGTACGCCGCATTTGCCGGTAAGTAGcacgatacacacacacacacatgcaaacaCGTGGCAAACCATGCTTCAACGGTCGCATGCCTTGCGTTCCCATGCCTGCTTCTAAGTCCTTCATCGTCCTTCCAGGAACGTGCAAATCGGGCATCAAATCGTTACAGATCTCCTACatacgcaccacgcaccgggTCGACTTCTTCTGCCTGTTTCTCGCCAAGTGGATGGACATATTGGCCCTGTTCTCGGCCTGTGCGGTGCTGGTGCGAACGTTAAGCTCCTGCCTGGATGCCATGACCGGTGGATTGGCGCGGATGTATATTTTAGGTAAGTGTGCGTCCTTATGTGTCAAAACCATATCCAGCGTGAGAAATTGCCGTCTAGAAATTGGAGAAAGCGAAGGCGCATGATAAATTGCCCGCCGCACAGCGTCGAGACGACGAGATAAGATACCCCCCGGTCGTCGTATGAGTGGTAAACGGTTTAATGTTGGTTTAGCAATGATTGCGTTATAATGAAATAACGCGCGTAGGAGGAAGATGAGCCGAtgagtgttttgtgtgtgccgtGCGAATcggaagaaatatttcatattccTGTCGAGATTGTGTGGAGATTGTGCTTTAAGAACGCaaactttgcaaaactttCTACTTGCGTACCCGACTGTGTCTTACGGTACGACAAACATCAtcggtttgttttaaataattaaaagtgTGATCAAACCGACAGAAAAGACAAGCTTTCACCCAAACTCTACCCAGCTTCTGTCTGTTTCGTGCTACGAatagcatacttttaggcgtattTTTGTCTGCGGTACGTTCAAACTACCTTGTTAACAGTATGTTTATTCCCTTTCCGCAAAGCATCTCTTGCCACGCGgggatgttttgtttacacGGCACACGGCGCTTGAAAGTTTCATCCTTCGTTGCTACAGTGTCACAAAACGCATGGCAGCAAAACGGCAGGCAGCAAGCAGTTAATGGTTTTGCTTATTCTCCGGAGATTTGCAACAACAGATATGGGTACGAGGTTAATCTCTTAACACAAAATTACCGCCGTTGAAGGGCAAGGTTCAACGATAAAGCCATAAGCAACAGCGCTCAAACTGATTGAGGCAATTAATTCTGAGAatggtttcggtttgtttttatcaccGTTCAGTGTCAATCAGTGGCAAGGATTAAGTAGTCTTTTAGCCTGTAAGTTGGTTGTTTCCTAGTACTGAACAAAGAAGAACGTGTTTGAACGAACGTAAATTTATCGTATTAAAGTGTTGAGAAACTCCATAAACTGTGAAACGATTAAAGAGGGACACTTTGTTATtcggattgcataccttaaggCGTATTTCACTTCCAACTGAACGatcttcttttatttgaaacattttgtaaCCGGCTCTTCTAAACATGGCATTTTACTGTGAAACGAGTGACAGTAATGTCCCCTTTTTCCTTGATGGGAGCAAATgtgtgaaattttaattactgctgggatattttcatttcaatccaaatggagagaaacaaaaccacctaCAAAAGGGACCGATGTTAATTtgacttttcttttcatcttCTGCAACCTTACACCAGGCCGCAACTCACCCGCCAACGAACCCTGGCCGGACGTAATCGGTGTGGTGGTCATCTTCATCGTGACCGGGATGTTTATGCTGGGGTTGGAAAACACCCGAATCTTTGGTTTTCTGATGATggcgggcgtgctgctcgtcGGTACACTGATTGTCATCATTACGGGGTTGCGCGGCAATCCGGGGCTGTTCCGTACCGAGCCGATCCTGCCGAAGGGTGTTGTTGGGGTAAGTGAGATTAAAGTAAACTTCCAGGCACAAACGTTCCTATGCCGGTGATGTGAACCATCGGGAAGAAGGGcgaaagagagtgagagagagagagagagagagagcaaaaaacagGCTGGCTAATGAAGTTTTCCTTACCTTTTGTTCcgcgttttgtttgtcttgttGCGCCCTAGCTCCTTTCCGGGACGGCTCTGTCAACGTTCACTTACTCGAACGATTTACTAAACGGTAATTACATCAAACGTCTCCTGGGATTGGTCGTTATCCTGCTAGTGTTACTATCGAGCGAACTAGTCGGTGCGTGCTTAACGATGCTGATAAAATTCAGGTTAGTGCCGGATATGCTGGGTGCTGCCCGTACACGTCCCGCCAAGGCACGGACGATAAATTTTGTGACGCTGCACAAAATTAAGACAAAGCTCGTGTCGTTTGCTTTCAATTAACCGTGAACGCTTTCCGCTTTCGTAGCTCTAGCCACGACTATGAAGCCGTCCCGATACTGTCCATCCTGGAGCTGAAGGACTTTCACAAGCTAATCCCGGCCGTTGCCTGCCTGCTCGTGCTCACCTGTTCCGGCGCCCTGCTCGAACTGTTCCCCGAGATGTACACCCAAATCGTGCAGCTGACAACGTCCGACTGGCGCATACTGGCGAAACAGATTGGGTACGAAAACCGGGACAGTGGCAGCCCGACGCTGACGATCTTTACCGGCGGTAGTTTGTGTGCAATGTTGGCGTTTGCCTGTCCGCTCGAGAACCTCACGTACATACTGGCGGCGAGCAATGTGCTGGCCACGTTGCTGAGATCTTTCCACTTCCTTTACCTCCCGTTCCGGCCACACTATCTCGAGCAGCAAAGTAAGTGGTCGTTGGTGGACATTGAATTAATCACAACCGACACTGATCGAATAGAGCTATCAATTTCGTACCGTTTGCAGATGAGTCCAGCCTGGGCTATAGCCGGTTGAACACGGGCAAACCTTCTACCGCTTCCGGGGCgtccaacaacaccagcaacggCCTTCGTTCTGGACGCCGGCTCGATCGTCTTTGGTGCTTTAAATCATCCAACTTTTGTTCCTCGACCAAGGCGGCCCTAGCCCACCACATGCTCCCGGGGAGTCGTGGCCCAATGTCACACTCAAACGGCTCCAACCGGGAGGAACATGAGCGGGAGTGGTTACTGCTGGGTGAACCATCCTCACCGAAGGGACCACCGCACAGTCCACCGGGAAGTACGGTCGAGTCCACCGTACTGTCCGATCAAATCTCCGACATCGAGTGTATTGCGTTGGCCAAACCGGAGAACATGGACAGTGAGGATAGCTCCACGGACATTGACGCGATTGTGGACGAGTACCGGCAGAAGGTGACCGTATCGACGGCAGGCTACACATCCGACGGCGATACGTTACGGTTGCCCACGGCGAACAGCTGGTACTTGGCGATCATTTTCATTGTGCTGATCGTGCTGGGAAGCGTTATAACCGCGTCCGGATTAATGCTGTGGGATACGATCATGATCATTGCCGGTGTAAATGGTTTGTGCTTTGAACTTCGATCTCCCTGGAGGATCTTCTCGAAGATTAATGCGAGcattttgcagtggttttcaTTCCAGCAACCATCCTGCTGCTATTTCCGAGGTACGATCAAGCGAATTCTTCACCGACGGCACCGTCCATGATGACTTGCGTCATTACCGTGCTGGGTTCGTTCATCCTATTCTCCGCCTCGTTTGCCCAATCCTGGCCAGCGTTATTGCTGTGGTTTATGGCAGGTTAGTGTGGGTTCCAGCTTGGAGTAAGTAAGTCTTGCATATGATTCTACCAATGAGTGTTATTCCACAGGACTGTTCCTATTTATCCGGTGCGATACCTGGTGCTGTCTGTGTCTGGATCGACCCGGCAGCGGTCAAACCACGCTCATCACCAGCATGTCCACCGCGAAGACGACCACCATTCGCGTGCCGCGCCCACCGAAGGGTGCCATCATACAGGCACGCATTGCCGGCCACAGCTGACAGTCGGACTCGACGGATAGTGAGCTTTTCGAGGACGAGGACACGGTCGAGGAATGGACTGACTGATGGATCGAAGCACGCACTACCAACTGTGGTGTGAGCGTGTAAAAATCAGTGCAATGTGTGTGAAAAAACTTTCAAAACCGAACTATTTCCTGGGTGGGATGGTGGTTCTCTGGTGTTTCACTCTGGTGTACCTTAATCTCCTGTGAATGTGCATGTATgtttcatgtgtgtgtgtgtatgtgtgtatgagtgtgtttCTGTACGGCATGtaacatccatccatccatctcgGGCCTTTCCGGCACCTGGTCCGGTGACAAACCaaagaaaaggggaaaaaatccAAGGCACACAAACTACATGTGAATGTGATAAGACAAAACCAAAGGAAATCAAAGCGGATACCTTACCCTACGTAAGGCCATTTAGCAAGCTTAGGACAGACAGATGGTAGTATAGACCTTATTGTTTTCCTCTTTGCAATCTATTTAACGCGTGTTTAAACCAGCAAGACGAAGTCGTCAATTAATCGATGCATACAACGGATTATACACATAGGCAGTATAAAGAGAAACACATCGAAAAGCAGTAACTCATTCTTATTCTGCTATTGggttttaacatttttaatttcttcgcgACGATTCAGCGAGTTTGGAGATAGAAAAGGAATTAATGAGGTATTTTACGGGCAGGGGGAGCTATTTTTTTCGACAACATTTTGAGCCTAACTTGTGCGGCCTTCAACGACAACCATTGTAGATAGGGCTTTTGGTTCGGTTTCTTGTTTTCGAGCGGAAGATGCTAGCAAATACTGCAAGGTGGTGATATATATTTTTGGCGAACTTGGTAGCTTGGTGCTAGTTGTTGTTGGTAAAGTTGAACACACTTTTGAACGAGCGTAGGTGTGCGGCTATAGCGTTTGTTAGTAGAGCACATTTTTGCAGAACGAAAGGTACGAAAGAGGGCATTATAGATAGCAAGCTGCATATACCGGTGATTGAGGCTTTCAAATAaacgaattgtttgtttccgtttccggAAGTGCATATACCAACAGTGGGGCAATAACTTCTCTGGTCTGAGACTTCTAAAACATCTTATCGATAGCTGTGTCTGTTTATGAATGGTTCGAATACGATTCACCTTCCTTAACCATTGTTCTGAAACAATCTGTATCCAATTGTAAAAAGCAGAATTCCTCCCATTGGTGTTATTCTATTCTGTATGGAAGAATAATTTCATGAATAAAGTGTTCCTTATGCTccaaaaatgtgtttgaatACAGATTTTGAGTTCGTTAGCGAAAGCGCTATTATTTGGTCAAAGTACTATTTTTCAGTGCTACTTATTATTTCCAACGGTATTGTTGAGATATTTGAACTGGTACATGATATGACAGCTTACTGTTATACCAGCACGAAGTTtgacagcagcaacatcgtGGATGTGTGCGTTCGCCTGACAGCTGATGTTGtgcaaacgtaaacaaaacattaacgcCAGCAGCTATTTGTTTTTGGAAaatcatatttattttataaaattttaactAAGACCGAAAGAAACGTCGTGTAATACAAAAGCACGCGCATCCGGTGTGGGATTTTGTGTATGTTATGAAGATATGGAGTTATAGTCAGTGTTATGATAGTGCAGAATGGGTTAAAGTAGCAGCCAACAATCAACAATGCCTGCATCGTGCGTTATACTCGATTGCGACTTAAAATACACGCATAACGACGATGTTTCATTCCACAAGTAAGTTCCACAAGTTCCTCCCTGTGTCTAGCACAGTTCGCTTATTGTAACTTTTTTTCATGTAGATTTCCTCTACGATCGCCGGAACTTCTCAAGCAGTGGATACAGTTTACTGGACGCGATGAGAACTGGCACCCGACGAAATGGAGCGCCATTTGTAGTAGACACTTTGTGGCTGGTGATTTTAAGGGATGTGCTTCACGCAAAATATTACTGTCATCAGCAGTTCCTTCTGTTCGACCCTCCGCACCAAAGATCCAATCGGGTGATCTCTCACTGCCCGTGATATCGTACGAAACTGTCTGGTCCGAGGTGGCACCTGCGCGTCACGAGTTGGATTATCTTGCTGAGGATGTGGACAATACCCCGCTGGGTGGTACTCTTTGTCCTGTAATAGCTTCGGAAAGCGTTGAGGAGTATGAGAGCGATATTCAACTGACGGAGATCACCTGCCGTATCTGTGGGGTCATTTTCAGCCGTGCCGTGGATAGCGTGCTGAACGATCTTGTACACTCGGAAGACGTGGTACGGAAGTATCTTCCGTTCGTTAACCTCGATCTGCCGAATTTGCCACGCAAAATCTGTCTGCACTGTGCGAAGATGGTAGATGGATTTTCAAAGTTCAGTGACAGTGTGCTGCGGGCTCAGTCCGATTTGGAGCATCGTTTTGCACAGCAGGCTTTTGCACCTTTCGTTCCAATGAATCCTTTCCCAGCGGAAACATACACCTATCATGAAATGGTTACTGGAAAACCTATGAACATAAAGCAGGAACCTATAGCGAGTTTGAAcataaaggaagaaaaaactgaAAACGCTATCAATAGTGCACGACAAAAGGATTACGTTCCGGCGGAGGAAACGTTCGAAAGACCCGTGATTATTAAAAACCAAGCAGTATCTGGCGATCCGAACAGAATTTATCTGTTTAACAATACCAGTCAGGAAAATACTACTACGTCTACTACCTCGCTGATGAAACAACAAGCACGTGAATCTTCGAAAAACTGCGAAATACTCGAAATAGTGAACCTTTATCCACCCATCGTGGACATTACCAGTGCAACAGTGACGGAAGTGCAGCCGTACGAAATTACACTGCCATCGGTTGCCACAACCCCTGAATCGGATACGTACCCATCCTTACCAACTACCAGTGCCAGTTCGGCACAGTTTGTCAGCAGCTTAAAGGTGGAAAACACAGCCGAATTGGATGCGGAACAGGAAGACTTTTATCTACCGGAAAAGTTTCTTTACCTCAACACGCTTGAGGAGCACAGCTATACCAAGCTGCCGATACAAGCGGATGATAATAAGGATGAGATTTTTCACGATATGGCTGTCGGCAGCGGACAATGGTTCGTGTCGACGGACTTTCCAACGTCACAAAAGAAGGAACCATTACCAGCGAAAAAAATACCCTACTGGTCGTGTAGGTACTGTGAGCGACAATTTCCCCATTACCGACGAATGTTGTGCCACCGGCTGTGGGACTGTACCGGGCGAAAGAAGCAGTCCTTTTGCTGTAAGTTTTGTCGTCGTAAATTCAGCAGCTGGGCGAAAGCACGGGTAcatatgtgtttgtgcgcgAAAAGGACCGTAAAAACGAAGAGTcttaaatggaaaatggatcTAGCGCGAGCTAAACATCGACAGATGGATAAGATACCGCGGGACCGATTAGAGTCCGATCCAGTGGCAGTTGGGGCAGAAAAAAATTCCTGCACAATGTGTGATAGATCGTACGCGAATGCATCTAACCTACGGCGGCATCTCTCATCCCATCGGCCACCGGAACAGTGGAACCATAAGTGCGGCGTATGCTTCCGAATCTTCGACAAATTGTTCGATTTGAAGAAACATTTGCAGATTGCGTCCTGTGGCAGTGGTGCCGGTCCGACTGTCTCTAGCACGGATGTGCAAGAACCAAAAGCAGATCCTCCCGCCGTGCGCGATATTATAAAACCGATCGAAAAATCCGCTCCACCCGCTGCCTCAAACCATCTACTGTACGTTTGTCCGACCTGTGACAAAATGTTTCAATCGTACAGCGGTTTGAAGGTACACGAACCGGTCCATACCGGCACGAAGGCGTACATTTGCGAAAAGTGTGGCAAATGCTTTTCAGGCCCGTCGCACCTGTGGCAGCATCAGCTCACACATTCCGAGCTGCGCCAGTACAACTGCAAACAGTGCCCGAAGGTGTTCAAACGGAAGTGTGGTCTCAGCCAGCACGTGCGTGCTATCCACATGAAGATTAAACCGTTCCAGTGCCCGACCTGTGGCCATGAGTACGCCCTAAAGGCCGACATGACACGATGTAGACATTCCCGGTTGAACGATTCAACGATGGTTTCGGGTTGCTATTCAAACGCTTAGAATAAACGACCTGAATGAAGCCTTGAACGCTGACAAGTTTTCGGATGCAATTTGAAAGAAACGGGTGCATTCTCCACACAACAGAAAAGGAACGACGGTAATGATGAACAGTTGATTTTTACAGTATAATCTACCTTTGTTTTGTAacaggtttttgtttgtaacatcTAAAACACATTTATGCAAATATTGTAGGTTCCTTGCCGTACCCATTGTTCACTATCCTAAACCTTCCTGCAACCCTAAACATTGCTCCGTCCCCGTTTAAAACCCAACGAATCCCACAAAGTCTCtactttatcaaaaatatatctTCCATCTGAGATTGGTTCACGAACGGTGCCGTCACCTCGCACAACGATCATCATAATCAAGTCCTTCTTTATAAGTATGTTATTTTTGCTGTTCTGTTTTTGATTGATCTACTAACTCTGTCTCTACTGTGCAATTTTAGGTCAAAAGTTGGATAAAGATTGACTAGGGAGCGGTTCGCATCTATTTCAAATCCTCGTGCTatcttcttcccttttttgtggttCTTTGCCATCTCCCTTGTTGGACGGCAAGTTGAGCGGTCTGTAGGATCATCGATCGCTCATAATATGCTTAGCATTAGCTTCTGCGGTGTCACTTTTTCAAATGAACGAGCATGGTAGGATAATGATGGTGTATGTCTAAGGAAATGCTGAAGGTGCATTACAGTGCTTTGGAAAGCGTGTTCCCTTTGAACAAAGGGAACCGAATGACACTTGTGTTATTAGCGCTATTTGTGTGGCAACTAAAGAGTTAATCGTAGTGGCAACTTAAAATTTCATCCTTTGTGGTGATAATAGcaggttcctttttttgtttaaagcaAAAACCCCTTAGTCTGACACATAAAtcttaacacacacacactctgccTCTCTGTGTGAAGTGACTTTTATGACTTAAAATTCTATACCTCTCGGAGAGCAGGTTCAAGAGGTATCCTTTTGTCCACCCTTACTAACACTCTAAATTAGactttttttacaataaacacgcacacatacaaatatttaaaacattgaaTTCATCAACGATAGGTTCTACTGGAAAACGGCCGCACGCTGTTGGAACTGCTGTCGTCGCACGACACGCTCCTCCTCCATGCGGCGCCGTTCTTCCTGCTCCTGCCGGATCTCGTCGTGGAACTTGTTCGTCCGTAGCTGCTGTTCGATCTTGGCCTCGAAGAAATTCTTCGCCCCACCGACTCCAACCTCGTCCACGTTGATCTCCGTCAGGCGGGCCAGCTGGCCGAGCCCGGAATCGGATATGAGCTCACCGGCATGTGCCTTACTGTGATGTGAAAGAGAGGAAAAGAGAAACAGATTGAATGATGCACCACTTCCGAACCACCctaagggtgtgtgtgttttgtgtgggaAGTGACATCAACTTACCGGTAGATGAGCAAAAACTCGCGGAACGAAATCTTCCCATCCTTATCTTCGTCCACCTCCGCGATCATGCCCTTCAGGCCGAGATGCGTCTGTGGAGCACCCAGCTTTTCCATCATGATCTTCAACTCGGCCAGATCGAGATATCCATCATTACCGACATCGTACCTGCAGAGAGCGTAAAACACGGCCAACAAGGTTAGCTACTCCATACGATATTTCTTCAATAATATTATAATTCAATGGTCGAAAGGACTGAATTCCCAGTTCTAAAACGAACACAATTACAAGATGTATTCAACGTGTGTCTTCAGTACTGAGCACGAGATTTGAATACTAAATCGAAACGTCGAAAACAAGCCCACAAGTTTTATGGACGACAATGTTCGCATGATATCACTTTACTGCTCGGTCGGTGTTCGTTCAGTAACACAATACACCAACAGTACCGATGTGATAGAATGTCGGGGAGGAATTTCctgctttgcttttttttgtgaaagaaATTCTTCACCTCACCCATTTATCGCCTGTGCATGAAATACAACACCGTGTTTATTGTGAGGCGTGTGCCCTAATCAACCGCAAAAGCCAGTGGTGTCACctggggtttttttatgtttatccCGCGCTTATTTCGCGGCGTGTGAAAAACAAATCTGTTAACCGAAGAAAAGCGTGCgtcgatcgtgatcgtgctcatacaacaacggcaacagcCGATGGATGTCGTGAATGAACCGTAAATCCTGCTCGGTGGTATTTGCCAGAGCTTTTACCacctttttttcacttttccatgTCAAGCGTCTGACTCATGTCGCCGTAAAGTGAAGTAACCTTGCCCGAGGGCATGGAATAAAGTGCGAACCTCAGTGGAAGGTGATAAAACACACTCGGTGTTGCTCCCTTCCTTCCCTTACGCTTTATTTATGTCCCCTGTAACCTGTTACGTGAGGTAAGAGTGGCCTAACTTCTCTAGACAACCAAAGGAATTCCCTGCTCGGGGAGATCCATATCTTCAACGTACCACCGCTGGACATCAGAATGTCAACGTTCGAAATCAGAAACCTGTTTTCTAATTTTAATGATGTGACATTTGCCGATCGTACTATCGATTAATTGGACAGAA
Protein-coding sequences here:
- the LOC128303318 gene encoding uncharacterized protein LOC128303318, which gives rise to MPASCVILDCDLKYTHNDDVSFHKFPLRSPELLKQWIQFTGRDENWHPTKWSAICSRHFVAGDFKGCASRKILLSSAVPSVRPSAPKIQSGDLSLPVISYETVWSEVAPARHELDYLAEDVDNTPLGGTLCPVIASESVEEYESDIQLTEITCRICGVIFSRAVDSVLNDLVHSEDVVRKYLPFVNLDLPNLPRKICLHCAKMVDGFSKFSDSVLRAQSDLEHRFAQQAFAPFVPMNPFPAETYTYHEMVTGKPMNIKQEPIASLNIKEEKTENAINSARQKDYVPAEETFERPVIIKNQAVSGDPNRIYLFNNTSQENTTTSTTSLMKQQARESSKNCEILEIVNLYPPIVDITSATVTEVQPYEITLPSVATTPESDTYPSLPTTSASSAQFVSSLKVENTAELDAEQEDFYLPEKFLYLNTLEEHSYTKLPIQADDNKDEIFHDMAVGSGQWFVSTDFPTSQKKEPLPAKKIPYWSCRYCERQFPHYRRMLCHRLWDCTGRKKQSFCCKFCRRKFSSWAKARVHMCLCAKRTVKTKSLKWKMDLARAKHRQMDKIPRDRLESDPVAVGAEKNSCTMCDRSYANASNLRRHLSSHRPPEQWNHKCGVCFRIFDKLFDLKKHLQIASCGSGAGPTVSSTDVQEPKADPPAVRDIIKPIEKSAPPAASNHLLYVCPTCDKMFQSYSGLKVHEPVHTGTKAYICEKCGKCFSGPSHLWQHQLTHSELRQYNCKQCPKVFKRKCGLSQHVRAIHMKIKPFQCPTCGHEYALKADMTRCRHSRLNDSTMVSGCYSNA
- the LOC128302481 gene encoding probable cationic amino acid transporter yields the protein MVNVFECVVSGTGSRWMVGTLILTHLIAYNESGGPGLMIGMALAALYAAFAGTCKSGIKSLQISYIRTTHRVDFFCLFLAKWMDILALFSACAVLVRTLSSCLDAMTGGLARMYILGRNSPANEPWPDVIGVVVIFIVTGMFMLGLENTRIFGFLMMAGVLLVGTLIVIITGLRGNPGLFRTEPILPKGVVGLLSGTALSTFTYSNDLLNGNYIKRLLGLVVILLVLLSSELVGACLTMLIKFSSSHDYEAVPILSILELKDFHKLIPAVACLLVLTCSGALLELFPEMYTQIVQLTTSDWRILAKQIGYENRDSGSPTLTIFTGGSLCAMLAFACPLENLTYILAASNVLATLLRSFHFLYLPFRPHYLEQQNESSLGYSRLNTGKPSTASGASNNTSNGLRSGRRLDRLWCFKSSNFCSSTKAALAHHMLPGSRGPMSHSNGSNREEHEREWLLLGEPSSPKGPPHSPPGSTVESTVLSDQISDIECIALAKPENMDSEDSSTDIDAIVDEYRQKVTVSTAGYTSDGDTLRLPTANSWYLAIIFIVLIVLGSVITASGLMLWDTIMIIAGVNVVFIPATILLLFPRYDQANSSPTAPSMMTCVITVLGSFILFSASFAQSWPALLLWFMAGLFLFIRCDTWCCLCLDRPGSGQTTLITSMSTAKTTTIRVPRPPKGAIIQARIAGHS
- the LOC128301442 gene encoding EF-hand domain-containing protein D2 homolog — protein: MSADAELSSILNRRQQINEALDNGQAVKPTFKVVNIYTEFHEFSRKEIKDYQATFSKYDVGNDGYLDLAELKIMMEKLGAPQTHLGLKGMIAEVDEDKDGKISFREFLLIYRKAHAGELISDSGLGQLARLTEINVDEVGVGGAKNFFEAKIEQQLRTNKFHDEIRQEQEERRRMEEERVVRRQQFQQRAAVFQ